A region from the Manihot esculenta cultivar AM560-2 chromosome 13, M.esculenta_v8, whole genome shotgun sequence genome encodes:
- the LOC110629627 gene encoding vacuolar protein-sorting-associated protein 11 homolog isoform X2, with the protein MNQQRNFLVTIGEDEQISPQQSAFCLKVFDLDKMQPEGTSSSVPDCIGILRIFTNQFPQAKITSFLVLEEAPPILLIAIGLDNGCIYCIKGDIARERISRFKLQVDTVSDKSDSSVTGLGFRVDGQALQLFAVTPSSLSLFSLHNQPPRRQMLDQIGCDVNSVTMSDRSELIIGRPEAVYFYEVDGRGPCWAFEGEKKFLGWFRGYLLCVIADQRSGKDTFNVYDLKNRLIAHSLAVKDISHMLCEWGNIILIMSDKSALCIGEKDMESKLDMLFKKNLYTVAINLVQSQQADAAATAEVLRKYGDHLYSKQDYDEAMAQYINTIGHLEPSYVIQKFLDAQRIYNLTNYLENLHEKGLASKDHTTLLLNCYTKLKDVDKLNLFIKSEDGAGEHKFDVETAIRVCRAANYHVHAMYVAKKAGRHELYLKILLEDLGRYDEALQYISSLEPSQAGVTVKEYGKILIEHKPAETIEILMRLCTEDGESAKRGSSSGAYLSMLPSPVDFLNIFMHHPLSLMNFLEKYTDKVKDSPAQVEIHNTLLELYLSNDLNFPSISQASSGVDLSLSAKSGAARKSKAESNGKLIVDQKDAYKEKEHAERCEKGLRLLKSAWPSELEHPLYEVDLAIILCEMNGFKEGLLYLYEKMKLYKEVIACYMLSHDHEGLIACCKRLGDTGKGGDPSLWADLLKYFGELGEDCSKEVKEVLTYIERDDILPPIIVLQTLSRNPCLTLSVIKDYIARKLEQESKLIDEDRRAIEKYQDDALAMRKEIQDLRTNARIFQLSKCTACTFTLDLPAVHFMCMHSFHQRCLGDNERECPECASEYRSVMEMKRSLEQNSKDQDLFFQQVKSSKDGFSVIAEYFGKGIISKTNNGPKGTQRSRSLSSSSGF; encoded by the exons ATGAATCAGCAACGCAACTTCCTTGTGACTATTGGAGAGGATGAGCAAATATCTCCACAGCAATCTGCTTTTTGCCTCAAGGTTTTTGACCTTGACAAGATGCAGCCAGAGGGCACAAGTTCATCTGTACCTGATTGTATTGGAATACTGCGAATATTCACTAATCAGTTTCCTCAAGCAAAG ATAACATCATTTTTAGTGCTGGAGGAAGCTCCTCCAATACTACTCATAGCTATTGGCTTAGATAATGGTTGTATTTATTGCATCAAAGGGGACATTGCAAGGGAACGTATCTCGCGCTTCAAACTTCAGGTGGATACTGTTTCAGACAAAAGTGATTCATCCGTTACAGGTCTTGGATTCAGAGTGGATGGTCAAGCCCTTCAGTTATTTGCTGTGACACCAAGTTCTCTGAGTTTATTCAGCTTGCACAATCAACCACCTAGGCGGCAAATGCTAGATCAGATAGGATGCGATGTCAATAGTGTGACAATGAGTGATCGCTCG GAGTTGATAATTGGTCGACCTGAAGCTGTTTATTTTTATGAAGTTGATGGGCGTGGTCCTTGTTGGGCATTTGAGGGAGAGAAGAAATTCCTAGGGTGGTTTCGGGGTTACCTTTTATGTGTTATTGCAGATCAAAGAAGTGGCAAAGATACTTTCAATGTTTATGACCTGAAGAACCGCTTAATAGCCCACAGTCTAGCAGTTAAAGATATTTCTCACATGCTGTGtgaatggggtaacataatacTTATAATGTCTGACAAATCAGCTTTGTGTATTGGGGAGAAAGATATGGAAAGCAAACTGGATATGCTATTCAAGAAAAATCTTTATACTGTGGCTATCAATCTTGTTCAAAGTCAGCAAGCTGATGCTGCGGCAACAGCAGAAGTGCTAAGGAAATACGGAGATCATCTATATAGCAAACAAGATTATGATGAGGCGATGGCCCAGTACATCAACACTATTGGTCACCTTGAACCTTCATATGTGATACAGAAGTTTCTGGATGCACAAAGAATATATAACCTCACAAATTACTTGGAAAATTTACATGAGAAGGGTCTTGCTTCTAAAGATCATACTACTCTTCTCTTAAACTGCTATACCAAATTGAAAGATGTTGACAAGCTGAATCTATTTATTAAAAGTGAGGATGGTGCTGGAGAACACAAGTTTGATGTGGAGACTGCAATAAGGGTCTgccgagctgccaattaccatgTGCATGCAATGTATGTTGCAAAGAAGGCAGGGAGGCATGAACTGTATCTAAAGATCTTGCTTGAAGACCTTGGCAGATATGATGAGGCCTTGCAGTATATTTCAAGCCTTGAACCAAGTCAGGCTGGGGTTACTGTGAAAGAATATGGTAAAATACTCATAGAGCACAAGCCAGCTGAGACAATTGAGATACTGATGAGGCTTTGTACTGAGGATGGTGAATCAGCTAAAAGAGGATCTTCAAGTGGTGCATACTTATCTATGTTGCCATCGCCTGTTGATTTTCTCAACATTTTCATGCATCACCCACTGTCTCTTATGAACTTTCTTGAAAAATATACTGACAAGGTGAAGGACTCTCCTGCTCAGGTAGAAATTCACAATACACTCTTGGAATTGTACCTGTCAAATGATTTGAACTTTCCATCAATATCACAAGCCAGCAGTGGTGTAGATCTTTCTCTTAGTGCAAAGTCAGGAGCAGCTAGGAAATCGAAAGCAGAATCCAATGGGAAATTAATTGTTGATCAGAAAGACGCATACAAGGAAAAAGAGCACGCAGAAAGGTGTGAGAAAGGACTGCGCTTGCTAAAGAGTGCATGGCCATCTGAATTGGAACATCCACTTTATGAAGTTGATCTTGCAATAATTCTGTGCGAGATGAATGGATTCAAAGAGGGGCTTTTATATCTTTATGAAAAGATGAAACTATATAAAGAGGTTATTGCTTGCTACATGCTGTCCCATGATCATGAGGGTTTAATTGCATGCTGCAAAAGGCTGGGAGATACAGGTAAGGGAGGTGATCCATCTCTTTGGGCTGATTTGCTGAAATACTTTGGTGAACTAGGAGAAGATTGCTCCAAAGAAGTGAAGGAAGTTTTGACTTATATAGAAAGAGATGACATCCTGCCTCCTATTATTGTTCTTCAGACCTTGTCCAGAAATCCATGCCTCACGCTCTCTGTCATAAAGGATTATATAGCTCGGAAGCTTGAACAAGAGTCCAAGCTGATTGATGAGGATCGTCGAGCAATTGAGAAGTATCAG GATGACGCACTGGCAATGAGAAAAGAAATTCAGGATCTTAGGACGAATGCAAGGATCTTTCAGCTCAGCAAGTGCACTGCTTGCACTTTCACTCTTGATCTTCCGGCTGTACACTTCATGTGCATGCATTCATTCCATCAGCGTTGCCTTGGTGATAATGAAAGGGAATGTCCTGAATGCGCTTCTGAGTACAGATCTGTTATGGAGATGAAAAGAAGTCTGGAGCAGAATTCAAAAGATCAAGATCTGTTCTTTCAGCAAGTGAAGAGTTCTAAGGATGGGTTCTCGGTGATTGCTGAGTATTTTGGAAAAGGGATCATCAGCAAAACCAATAATGGCCCTAAAGGAACTCAGAGGTCTAGGAGTTTGTCTTCCAGCAGTGGATTCTGA
- the LOC110629627 gene encoding vacuolar protein-sorting-associated protein 11 homolog isoform X1 → MYQWRKFEFFEEKYGGKSKIPEDVSGKIECCSSGRGKVVIGSGDGTVSLLDRGLNFNFAFPAHSSSVLFLQQLKQRNFLVTIGEDEQISPQQSAFCLKVFDLDKMQPEGTSSSVPDCIGILRIFTNQFPQAKITSFLVLEEAPPILLIAIGLDNGCIYCIKGDIARERISRFKLQVDTVSDKSDSSVTGLGFRVDGQALQLFAVTPSSLSLFSLHNQPPRRQMLDQIGCDVNSVTMSDRSELIIGRPEAVYFYEVDGRGPCWAFEGEKKFLGWFRGYLLCVIADQRSGKDTFNVYDLKNRLIAHSLAVKDISHMLCEWGNIILIMSDKSALCIGEKDMESKLDMLFKKNLYTVAINLVQSQQADAAATAEVLRKYGDHLYSKQDYDEAMAQYINTIGHLEPSYVIQKFLDAQRIYNLTNYLENLHEKGLASKDHTTLLLNCYTKLKDVDKLNLFIKSEDGAGEHKFDVETAIRVCRAANYHVHAMYVAKKAGRHELYLKILLEDLGRYDEALQYISSLEPSQAGVTVKEYGKILIEHKPAETIEILMRLCTEDGESAKRGSSSGAYLSMLPSPVDFLNIFMHHPLSLMNFLEKYTDKVKDSPAQVEIHNTLLELYLSNDLNFPSISQASSGVDLSLSAKSGAARKSKAESNGKLIVDQKDAYKEKEHAERCEKGLRLLKSAWPSELEHPLYEVDLAIILCEMNGFKEGLLYLYEKMKLYKEVIACYMLSHDHEGLIACCKRLGDTGKGGDPSLWADLLKYFGELGEDCSKEVKEVLTYIERDDILPPIIVLQTLSRNPCLTLSVIKDYIARKLEQESKLIDEDRRAIEKYQDDALAMRKEIQDLRTNARIFQLSKCTACTFTLDLPAVHFMCMHSFHQRCLGDNERECPECASEYRSVMEMKRSLEQNSKDQDLFFQQVKSSKDGFSVIAEYFGKGIISKTNNGPKGTQRSRSLSSSSGF, encoded by the exons ATGTATCAGTGGAGGAAATTCGAGTTCTTCGAGGAGAAATATGGGGGAAAGAGTAAGATTCCCGAGGATGTTAGTGGGAAGATTGAGTGCTGCTCCAGCGGCAGAGGTAAGGTAGTGATCGGCTCCGGCGATGGTACCGTTAGCTTACTCGATCGAGGTCTCAACTTCAATTTCGCTTTTCCAGCTCATTCCTCCTCCGTCCTTTTTCTCCAGCAGCTCAAA CAACGCAACTTCCTTGTGACTATTGGAGAGGATGAGCAAATATCTCCACAGCAATCTGCTTTTTGCCTCAAGGTTTTTGACCTTGACAAGATGCAGCCAGAGGGCACAAGTTCATCTGTACCTGATTGTATTGGAATACTGCGAATATTCACTAATCAGTTTCCTCAAGCAAAG ATAACATCATTTTTAGTGCTGGAGGAAGCTCCTCCAATACTACTCATAGCTATTGGCTTAGATAATGGTTGTATTTATTGCATCAAAGGGGACATTGCAAGGGAACGTATCTCGCGCTTCAAACTTCAGGTGGATACTGTTTCAGACAAAAGTGATTCATCCGTTACAGGTCTTGGATTCAGAGTGGATGGTCAAGCCCTTCAGTTATTTGCTGTGACACCAAGTTCTCTGAGTTTATTCAGCTTGCACAATCAACCACCTAGGCGGCAAATGCTAGATCAGATAGGATGCGATGTCAATAGTGTGACAATGAGTGATCGCTCG GAGTTGATAATTGGTCGACCTGAAGCTGTTTATTTTTATGAAGTTGATGGGCGTGGTCCTTGTTGGGCATTTGAGGGAGAGAAGAAATTCCTAGGGTGGTTTCGGGGTTACCTTTTATGTGTTATTGCAGATCAAAGAAGTGGCAAAGATACTTTCAATGTTTATGACCTGAAGAACCGCTTAATAGCCCACAGTCTAGCAGTTAAAGATATTTCTCACATGCTGTGtgaatggggtaacataatacTTATAATGTCTGACAAATCAGCTTTGTGTATTGGGGAGAAAGATATGGAAAGCAAACTGGATATGCTATTCAAGAAAAATCTTTATACTGTGGCTATCAATCTTGTTCAAAGTCAGCAAGCTGATGCTGCGGCAACAGCAGAAGTGCTAAGGAAATACGGAGATCATCTATATAGCAAACAAGATTATGATGAGGCGATGGCCCAGTACATCAACACTATTGGTCACCTTGAACCTTCATATGTGATACAGAAGTTTCTGGATGCACAAAGAATATATAACCTCACAAATTACTTGGAAAATTTACATGAGAAGGGTCTTGCTTCTAAAGATCATACTACTCTTCTCTTAAACTGCTATACCAAATTGAAAGATGTTGACAAGCTGAATCTATTTATTAAAAGTGAGGATGGTGCTGGAGAACACAAGTTTGATGTGGAGACTGCAATAAGGGTCTgccgagctgccaattaccatgTGCATGCAATGTATGTTGCAAAGAAGGCAGGGAGGCATGAACTGTATCTAAAGATCTTGCTTGAAGACCTTGGCAGATATGATGAGGCCTTGCAGTATATTTCAAGCCTTGAACCAAGTCAGGCTGGGGTTACTGTGAAAGAATATGGTAAAATACTCATAGAGCACAAGCCAGCTGAGACAATTGAGATACTGATGAGGCTTTGTACTGAGGATGGTGAATCAGCTAAAAGAGGATCTTCAAGTGGTGCATACTTATCTATGTTGCCATCGCCTGTTGATTTTCTCAACATTTTCATGCATCACCCACTGTCTCTTATGAACTTTCTTGAAAAATATACTGACAAGGTGAAGGACTCTCCTGCTCAGGTAGAAATTCACAATACACTCTTGGAATTGTACCTGTCAAATGATTTGAACTTTCCATCAATATCACAAGCCAGCAGTGGTGTAGATCTTTCTCTTAGTGCAAAGTCAGGAGCAGCTAGGAAATCGAAAGCAGAATCCAATGGGAAATTAATTGTTGATCAGAAAGACGCATACAAGGAAAAAGAGCACGCAGAAAGGTGTGAGAAAGGACTGCGCTTGCTAAAGAGTGCATGGCCATCTGAATTGGAACATCCACTTTATGAAGTTGATCTTGCAATAATTCTGTGCGAGATGAATGGATTCAAAGAGGGGCTTTTATATCTTTATGAAAAGATGAAACTATATAAAGAGGTTATTGCTTGCTACATGCTGTCCCATGATCATGAGGGTTTAATTGCATGCTGCAAAAGGCTGGGAGATACAGGTAAGGGAGGTGATCCATCTCTTTGGGCTGATTTGCTGAAATACTTTGGTGAACTAGGAGAAGATTGCTCCAAAGAAGTGAAGGAAGTTTTGACTTATATAGAAAGAGATGACATCCTGCCTCCTATTATTGTTCTTCAGACCTTGTCCAGAAATCCATGCCTCACGCTCTCTGTCATAAAGGATTATATAGCTCGGAAGCTTGAACAAGAGTCCAAGCTGATTGATGAGGATCGTCGAGCAATTGAGAAGTATCAG GATGACGCACTGGCAATGAGAAAAGAAATTCAGGATCTTAGGACGAATGCAAGGATCTTTCAGCTCAGCAAGTGCACTGCTTGCACTTTCACTCTTGATCTTCCGGCTGTACACTTCATGTGCATGCATTCATTCCATCAGCGTTGCCTTGGTGATAATGAAAGGGAATGTCCTGAATGCGCTTCTGAGTACAGATCTGTTATGGAGATGAAAAGAAGTCTGGAGCAGAATTCAAAAGATCAAGATCTGTTCTTTCAGCAAGTGAAGAGTTCTAAGGATGGGTTCTCGGTGATTGCTGAGTATTTTGGAAAAGGGATCATCAGCAAAACCAATAATGGCCCTAAAGGAACTCAGAGGTCTAGGAGTTTGTCTTCCAGCAGTGGATTCTGA
- the LOC110629060 gene encoding uncharacterized protein LOC110629060 yields MSKERPPEPLDFFIWTVEDVGLWLEEINLGNYRQIFKENGVNGEYLEGMSMFTTEQILRFIRRCHMKWGDFITLCKELRRIKVACLKGEQKIRRPWWAPSCLSVVFIKVAKRNRQSRVVSLKLEP; encoded by the exons ATGAGCAAAGAAAGGCCTCCGGAGCCCCTTGATTTCTTCATTTGGACTGTTGAG GATGTTGGTTTGTGGTTGGAAGAGATAAATCTGGGTAATTACCGCCAGattttcaaagaaaatggtgtCAATGGAGAATATCTGGAGGGCATGTCTATGTTCACTACTGAACAGATTCTGCGGTTTATAAGGCGATGCCACATGAAATGGGGAGACTTCATCACGCTGTGTAAGGAGCTCAGACGAATAAAAG TTGCTTGCCTAAAAGGAGAGCAAAAAATTCGGAGGCCTTGGTGGGCTCCATCCTGCCTCTCTGTAGTCTTTATTAAGGTAGCAAAACGCAATAGACAGTCACGAGTTGTTTCCTTGAAGCTGGAACCCTGA
- the LOC110629627 gene encoding vacuolar protein-sorting-associated protein 11 homolog isoform X3, which translates to MQITSFLVLEEAPPILLIAIGLDNGCIYCIKGDIARERISRFKLQVDTVSDKSDSSVTGLGFRVDGQALQLFAVTPSSLSLFSLHNQPPRRQMLDQIGCDVNSVTMSDRSELIIGRPEAVYFYEVDGRGPCWAFEGEKKFLGWFRGYLLCVIADQRSGKDTFNVYDLKNRLIAHSLAVKDISHMLCEWGNIILIMSDKSALCIGEKDMESKLDMLFKKNLYTVAINLVQSQQADAAATAEVLRKYGDHLYSKQDYDEAMAQYINTIGHLEPSYVIQKFLDAQRIYNLTNYLENLHEKGLASKDHTTLLLNCYTKLKDVDKLNLFIKSEDGAGEHKFDVETAIRVCRAANYHVHAMYVAKKAGRHELYLKILLEDLGRYDEALQYISSLEPSQAGVTVKEYGKILIEHKPAETIEILMRLCTEDGESAKRGSSSGAYLSMLPSPVDFLNIFMHHPLSLMNFLEKYTDKVKDSPAQVEIHNTLLELYLSNDLNFPSISQASSGVDLSLSAKSGAARKSKAESNGKLIVDQKDAYKEKEHAERCEKGLRLLKSAWPSELEHPLYEVDLAIILCEMNGFKEGLLYLYEKMKLYKEVIACYMLSHDHEGLIACCKRLGDTGKGGDPSLWADLLKYFGELGEDCSKEVKEVLTYIERDDILPPIIVLQTLSRNPCLTLSVIKDYIARKLEQESKLIDEDRRAIEKYQDDALAMRKEIQDLRTNARIFQLSKCTACTFTLDLPAVHFMCMHSFHQRCLGDNERECPECASEYRSVMEMKRSLEQNSKDQDLFFQQVKSSKDGFSVIAEYFGKGIISKTNNGPKGTQRSRSLSSSSGF; encoded by the exons ATGCAGATAACATCATTTTTAGTGCTGGAGGAAGCTCCTCCAATACTACTCATAGCTATTGGCTTAGATAATGGTTGTATTTATTGCATCAAAGGGGACATTGCAAGGGAACGTATCTCGCGCTTCAAACTTCAGGTGGATACTGTTTCAGACAAAAGTGATTCATCCGTTACAGGTCTTGGATTCAGAGTGGATGGTCAAGCCCTTCAGTTATTTGCTGTGACACCAAGTTCTCTGAGTTTATTCAGCTTGCACAATCAACCACCTAGGCGGCAAATGCTAGATCAGATAGGATGCGATGTCAATAGTGTGACAATGAGTGATCGCTCG GAGTTGATAATTGGTCGACCTGAAGCTGTTTATTTTTATGAAGTTGATGGGCGTGGTCCTTGTTGGGCATTTGAGGGAGAGAAGAAATTCCTAGGGTGGTTTCGGGGTTACCTTTTATGTGTTATTGCAGATCAAAGAAGTGGCAAAGATACTTTCAATGTTTATGACCTGAAGAACCGCTTAATAGCCCACAGTCTAGCAGTTAAAGATATTTCTCACATGCTGTGtgaatggggtaacataatacTTATAATGTCTGACAAATCAGCTTTGTGTATTGGGGAGAAAGATATGGAAAGCAAACTGGATATGCTATTCAAGAAAAATCTTTATACTGTGGCTATCAATCTTGTTCAAAGTCAGCAAGCTGATGCTGCGGCAACAGCAGAAGTGCTAAGGAAATACGGAGATCATCTATATAGCAAACAAGATTATGATGAGGCGATGGCCCAGTACATCAACACTATTGGTCACCTTGAACCTTCATATGTGATACAGAAGTTTCTGGATGCACAAAGAATATATAACCTCACAAATTACTTGGAAAATTTACATGAGAAGGGTCTTGCTTCTAAAGATCATACTACTCTTCTCTTAAACTGCTATACCAAATTGAAAGATGTTGACAAGCTGAATCTATTTATTAAAAGTGAGGATGGTGCTGGAGAACACAAGTTTGATGTGGAGACTGCAATAAGGGTCTgccgagctgccaattaccatgTGCATGCAATGTATGTTGCAAAGAAGGCAGGGAGGCATGAACTGTATCTAAAGATCTTGCTTGAAGACCTTGGCAGATATGATGAGGCCTTGCAGTATATTTCAAGCCTTGAACCAAGTCAGGCTGGGGTTACTGTGAAAGAATATGGTAAAATACTCATAGAGCACAAGCCAGCTGAGACAATTGAGATACTGATGAGGCTTTGTACTGAGGATGGTGAATCAGCTAAAAGAGGATCTTCAAGTGGTGCATACTTATCTATGTTGCCATCGCCTGTTGATTTTCTCAACATTTTCATGCATCACCCACTGTCTCTTATGAACTTTCTTGAAAAATATACTGACAAGGTGAAGGACTCTCCTGCTCAGGTAGAAATTCACAATACACTCTTGGAATTGTACCTGTCAAATGATTTGAACTTTCCATCAATATCACAAGCCAGCAGTGGTGTAGATCTTTCTCTTAGTGCAAAGTCAGGAGCAGCTAGGAAATCGAAAGCAGAATCCAATGGGAAATTAATTGTTGATCAGAAAGACGCATACAAGGAAAAAGAGCACGCAGAAAGGTGTGAGAAAGGACTGCGCTTGCTAAAGAGTGCATGGCCATCTGAATTGGAACATCCACTTTATGAAGTTGATCTTGCAATAATTCTGTGCGAGATGAATGGATTCAAAGAGGGGCTTTTATATCTTTATGAAAAGATGAAACTATATAAAGAGGTTATTGCTTGCTACATGCTGTCCCATGATCATGAGGGTTTAATTGCATGCTGCAAAAGGCTGGGAGATACAGGTAAGGGAGGTGATCCATCTCTTTGGGCTGATTTGCTGAAATACTTTGGTGAACTAGGAGAAGATTGCTCCAAAGAAGTGAAGGAAGTTTTGACTTATATAGAAAGAGATGACATCCTGCCTCCTATTATTGTTCTTCAGACCTTGTCCAGAAATCCATGCCTCACGCTCTCTGTCATAAAGGATTATATAGCTCGGAAGCTTGAACAAGAGTCCAAGCTGATTGATGAGGATCGTCGAGCAATTGAGAAGTATCAG GATGACGCACTGGCAATGAGAAAAGAAATTCAGGATCTTAGGACGAATGCAAGGATCTTTCAGCTCAGCAAGTGCACTGCTTGCACTTTCACTCTTGATCTTCCGGCTGTACACTTCATGTGCATGCATTCATTCCATCAGCGTTGCCTTGGTGATAATGAAAGGGAATGTCCTGAATGCGCTTCTGAGTACAGATCTGTTATGGAGATGAAAAGAAGTCTGGAGCAGAATTCAAAAGATCAAGATCTGTTCTTTCAGCAAGTGAAGAGTTCTAAGGATGGGTTCTCGGTGATTGCTGAGTATTTTGGAAAAGGGATCATCAGCAAAACCAATAATGGCCCTAAAGGAACTCAGAGGTCTAGGAGTTTGTCTTCCAGCAGTGGATTCTGA